The Impatiens glandulifera chromosome 3, dImpGla2.1, whole genome shotgun sequence genome contains a region encoding:
- the LOC124932153 gene encoding receptor-like protein kinase HSL1: MLSELHRFYVLCLFLLPFHVNSQITSLDRDILLNLKQQWANQSDLTSWNSSSSPCDWPEILCNGGVVTGLLLRDKNITEPLPQTICFLRNLTFLDLSYNYIPGEFPKSLYNCSELQYLDLSQNYFVGTIPDDINRISSKLWFISLGANNFSGDIPSSIGLLLELRVLHLYKNEFNGTFPSDIGNLLNLENLTMAYNGKLLPAVIPPEFGRLSKLKQLWMTQMNLIGEIPETFENLSSLASLDLSRNNLNGEIPRGLLLLKNLSYLYLYRNQLSGQIPSMIESINLMEIDLSMNNLTGPIPENVANLQKLELLHLFSNNLFGEIPSAIALIPSLKHLRLFQNNFTGNLPPELGLHSQLQALEVSENSFTGNLPENLCKSGTLTGVVVFSNKLTGKVPESLGSCPSLRTVQLYGNNFSGEVPQGLWISKSLYSLMLSDNSFTGRLPEKVGMNLSRLEISNNFFSGEIPTGISSWSNLSVFLSSNNRFFGQIPLELTNLSHLITLSLDGNSFSGEIPLKIISWNSLTSLNLARNNLSGQIPSVFSSLPDLLVLDLSENQISGRIPPELAKLKLTTLNLSSNHLSGKIPNEFDNLAYENSFLNNPNLCSINLHTCSSKTRHTNHLSFKILAVVLVLSITLLLLTIFSTIRLLRIHKKKKLKRDLGLWKLTSFQKLDFTKANIVSCLTESNLIGSGGSGKVYRVQTSCPGNYVAVKRIWTGKNIDQQLEKEFLAEVEVLGKIRHSNILKLMCCISREESKLLVYEFMENRSLDQWLHGKKKGLILNIVNLDWKRRMKIVMGTAQGLCYLHHDCCLPIIHRDIKCSNILLDADFNARIADFGLAKILAKAGGEDDSVSSIAGSFGYIAPECAYTTKVNEKIDIYGFGVVLLELVTGKEASQGDENSNLVEWAWNQHGEGIPVEEILDESVKKQCYLKEMSLVFSLGLVCTSTLPSSRPSMKEVLQVLRRCNGGLSGGDNNVRVERDVSPLLGSGKYVSAYNDRNNRTNED; encoded by the exons ATGCTCTCCGAACTCCATCGATTCTACGTCCTCTGCCTCTTCCTCCTTCCGTTCCATGTGAATTCACAGATTACATCATTGGATCGAGATATCCTCCTCAACCTCAAGCAACAATGGGCCAATCAATCAGACCTAACGTCGTGGAACTCATCATCATCACCGTGCGATTGGCCAGAGATCCTCTGCAATGGAGGCGTTGTAACTGGATTACTCCTTCGTGACAAGAACATCACCGAACCGCTACCGCAGACGATATGCTTTCTTCGAAATCTTACATTCCTTGATCTCTCGTATAACTACATTCCAGGTGAGTTTCCGAAATCTCTGTATAATTGCTCGGAACTTCAATATCTAGATCTATCGCAGAATTACTTTGTTGGCACAATTCCGGATGATATTAACCGGATCTCGTCCAAGCTATGGTTTATTAGCCTTGGCGCTAATAATTTCTCTGGAGATATTCCTTCTTCCATTGGCTTATTGCTGGAGCTTCGAGTACTccatttatataaaaacgagTTCAATGGTACATTTCCGTCTGATATCGGTAACTTGTTGAATCTGGAGAATCTAACAATGGCGTATAATGGTAAGCTTTTGCCGGCGGTAATACCGCCGGAATTTGGAAGATTAAGTAAGCTGAAGCAGTTATGGATGACTCAAATGAATTTGATCGGTGAAATTCCTGAAACTTTTGAGAACTTGTCGAGTCTCGCTTCATTAGATCTCTCTAGAAACAATTTAAATGGAGAGATTCCACGTGGTTTGCTTTTACTGAAGAATCTGAGTTACCTGTATTTGTATAGGAATCAATTGTCTGGTCAAATTCCTTCAATGATCGAATCGATCAATTTGATGGAAATCGATCTGTCGATGAACAATTTGACAGGTCCGATACCGGAAAATGTAGCAAATCTGCAGAAATTGGAACTTCTTCATCTCTTCTCCAATAATCTATTTGGAGAGATTCCATCAGCCATTGCATTGATTCCTTCTCTCAAACACCTCCGTCTGTTCCAGAACAATTTCACCGGCAATCTACCGCCGGAACTTGGACTCCACTCTCAGCTTCAAGCTCTTGAAGTTTCAGAGAACAGTTTCACTGGAAATTTACCGGAAAATCTCTGTAAAAGTGGAACTCTGACTGGTGTGGTGGTTTTCTCCAACAAATTGACTGGTAAAGTGCCTGAATCACTTGGAAGTTGCCCTAGTTTACGAACGGTGCAGTTATACGGGAACAATTTCTCCGGAGAGGTGCCACAAGGCCTCTGGATATCCAAGAGTCTATACAGCTTGATGCTGAGTGATAATTCTTTTACTGGGCGGCTACCGGAGAAAGTTGGAATGAATTTATCCCGGTTAGAGATTAGCAATAACTTTTTCTCCGGCGAGATTCCAACAGGTATTTCATCTTGGTCTAATTTGAGTGTGTTCTTGTCAAGTAACAATCGTTTTTTCGGTCAAATCCCCTTAGAATTAACAAATCTTTCTCACTTAATCACACTTTCACTTGATGGGAATTCCTTTTCTGGAGAAATCCCATTAAAGATCATTTCTTGGAATTCTCTAACAAGTCTAAACCTCGCTAGAAACAATCTCTCCGGCCAAATCCCATCAGTTTTTTCTTCTCTTCCAGATCTTCTAGTTCTCGACTTATCAGAAAATCAAATTTCAGGACGAATACCACCTGAATTAGCTAAACTAAAGTTAACCACCTTAAACCTTTCATCTAACCATCTCTCAGGAAAAATTCCAAATGAATTCGATAACTTGGCATACGAGAATAGCTTCTTGAACAATCCAAACCTATGTTCCATCAATCTCCATACATGTTCATCCAAAACCCGTCACACCAACCACTTATCATTCAAAATCCTAGCCGTGGTTCTCGTCCTATCCATCACCCTTCTACTCCTAACTATCTTCTCAACGATCAGATTGCTCAGAatccacaagaagaagaagctcaAACGAGATTTAGGCCTCTGGAAGCTCACATCATTCCAGAAGCTAGATTTCACCAAAGCGAACATTGTCTCATGCCTAACCGAATCCAATTTGATCGGTAGTGGAGGATCAGGGAAAGTATATCGTGTACAAACCAGCTGCCCGGGGAATTACGTTGCAGTGAAGAGGATCTGGACTGGGAAAAATATTGATCAACAATTGGAGAAAGAGTTCTTGGCTGAAGTTGAGGTATTGGGTAAAATTCGACACTCGAATATATTAAAGCTGATGTGTTGCATTTCGAGGGAGGAATCAAAATTGTTGGTTTATGAGTTCATGGAGAATAGGAGTCTTGATCAATGGTTACATGGGAAGAAGAAAGGATTGATATTGAATATTGTTAATTTGGATTGGAAGAGGAGGATGAAGATTGTAATGGGAACAGCTCAAGGGTTGTGTTATTTGCATCATGATTGTTGCTTACCGATTATACATAGGGATATTAAGTGCAGCAATATTCTCTTGGATGCTGATTTCAATGCTAGGATTGCTGATTTTGGACTTGCTAAGATCTTGGCTAAGGCTGGTGGAGAAGATGATTCGGTTTCTTCTATTGCTGGTTCTTTTGGCTACATTGCTCCAG AATGTGCATACACTACAAAAGTGAACGAGAAGATTGACATATACGGATTCGGAGTGGTGCTATTAGAACTAGTGACGGGCAAAGAGGCGAGCCAAGGAGATGAGAACTCGAATCTAGTTGAATGGGCATGGAACCAACACGGTGAAGGAATACCCGTGGAGGAAATACTAGACGAGAGTGTTAAGAAACAATGTTATCTAAAGGAAATGTCACTCGTTTTCAGCCTTGGGCTTGTATGCACCAGCACATTACCATCTTCCCGACCTTCAATGAAGGAGGTCCTACAAGTGCTCCGTCGTTGTAATGGTGGCTTATCGGGTGGGGACAACAACGTGAGAGTCGAGCGCGATGTTTCGCCACTCCTTGGTAGTGGAAAGTATGTATCTGCCTATAATGATCGTAACAACCGGACTAATGAAGATTAG